TATCCAAGCTTGACCCTGTTGGCCCGGCAACCATCAGACGACAACGTGCTATACCTAGGTCAACTGGGTCGTAAATGCTTTCGCCGCGGCTCTCAAGCAAAACATCTCGGCCAGCCACGCCTAAATCAGCCCCGCCATGCTCAACATAGGTTGGCACGTCAGAGGCGCGCACTATCAGCAGGCGCAGGTCATCTCGGTTGGTCTCGATAATTAGTTTTCGGCTCGAGTCCGGACTTTCCACCGGCTCTATCCCGCAGGTAGCGAGAAGCGGCAGGGTCTCATCCAGTATGCGTCCCTTGGACAGCGCCAAGGTCAGGGTTTGTCTCATGAACTCTCCGTTGTTCTAATCAGGCACTCGTTGAATATCTGCGCCCAGCTGAGCAAGTTTCTCTTCGATGCACTCATAACCACGATCAATATGATATATACGATCAACGGGCGTCTCACCCTCTGCCACCAACCCAGCCAGAACCAGGCTAGCCGATGCCCGCAGATCAGTGGCCATTACCGGGGCTGCCTTAAGCCTTTCAACCCCGGTGATTGTCGCACTAGAACCATCGATTCGTATATTGGCACCCATGCGCTGCATCTCCAGGCAGTGCATGAAGCGATTTTCAAACACTGTCTCTATTACTCGGCCTGAACCGGTGGAAATGGCATTAAGAGCGCACAGCTGCGCCTGCATATCGGTCGGAAAGCCTGGGAAAGGGGCTGTCTCAATGTCCACGGCCGAGGGTCGTTGACTCATAACTAGCTCTATCCAGTCTTCACCAACCTCAATTTCCGCCCCGCTTTGACGCAATTTTGCGATAACCGCTTCAAGAAGACTAGGATCGGTATCTTTGAGTTTAACCCGCCCTTGGGTCATCGCTACAGCGGTTAGGTATGTTCCAGTCTCTATTCGGTCAGGTAAAACCCTGTGTGATACTCCGGTTAGTGAGTCGACGCCCTCGATAACTAGCGTGGTGGTGCCCGCACCCCTGATACAGCCGCCCATGGCATTGATGCAATTGGCCAGATCTACCACCTCTGGCTCGCGAGCAGCATTCTCCAAGATAGTAGTACCCCGTGCCAGGGCTGCTGCCATCATCAGGTTCTCGGTACCAGTCACGGTACAGATATCCATATGGATGTGAGCACCACGCAGGCGTTGGGCCGTACCCTTGATGTAGCCTTCTTCAATCTCAAGGTCGGCACCCATCGCCCGTAGTCCGCTGATGTGGACATCCACGGGGCGGGAACCAATTGCACAGCCTCCCGGCAGGGCAACTTCCGCGTGACCGAATCTAGCCAATATCGGGCCTAGCACTAATATCGACGCCCGCATAGTCTTGACCAACTCATACGGGGCCTTGAATTCCTTAATAGAGGAGGTATCCACCTCTACTTCCATACCTTCATGCACGGTCAGCTCGACGCCCATCCTGCCGAGCAGCTCCATGGTCGTAGTGACATCATGAAGATGCGGGATATTGCCCACTTTCATGGGACCTTCAGCAAGCAGAGTAGCAGCCATCACCGGCAGGGCTGCGTTCTTAGCACCAGATATACGTATCTCTCCGTCCAGCTGATGCCCACCTCTTATCAGCAAACGCTCCATGAGCTAGTCCATTCTCTCCTCGAACCCTTCGCCCCCTCGTGCCACCATTCTCAGCACATCCTCTACCCCGCTTGCCCGTATGATGGCACGCATCTGTTGTGGTGCATCCCTAAACGCCAGGCTTACCCCAGCTTCGCGAGCCGCCCGTGACCACTCGACTAGCAGCGCAACCCCAGCGCTATCGGTGCGCTCCACCGCCGAGAGGTCGATCAGTCCAATCTCGCCCGAACGGACGAGTTCCTCACCTTGATGCCAAACATTAGCCACGGAGTCCAAATCAAGCGCCCCGTAAAGCTTAATACAACCGCTCTGGGTATCGCACTCAAGCTGCTCGCAAACCATTAAAAACCAATCTCCTGGTTACGCGCCCTCATGTCCTCTACAACTTCCGGCAAATCCTTATCGCGCAGACGAGAACGAAAATCCTCGCGGTAATTCTGTACTACACTAACCCCTTCAAAGGTCACGTCCTCCAGCTTCCAGGCATCTGAGCTATCAATGAAACGAAACAAAACCCGCGAGCCGCCCTCTACTTCGACCCCAACCTGAATCCCGGCATCGCGCTGTCTACTACCCAGGATACGAAAATCGAGGTCCTTATATTCTTCCATGCTCGAGGCATAGGTGCGCACCAGACTACGCTTAAACTCGTTGATAAATCTCTCCCGGGTCTCTGCGTCGGCATTACGCCAGTGAGGTCCGAGCATACGGGCCCCGATCCGCTCGAAATCAACATGCGGTTCAATGATCGGGGCAAACTTCTCATAGGTTCTTACCGGGTCATCTTTAAGTTCGTCGCCATATTCGTCCAACAGGGCAACAACCTTACTGCTGACCTCATCGACGATCTCGCGTGGGTGCTGCTTAGCATCCGCCGCTGCGCTCCACACAAAGGCCAGCGTAAAAAGAGCGAGGACCACAAGTAGACCAACTCTCGTTCGCAAGGATTTACTTATCATAGGCATACCAATTGCTCTTAGGAGCCACGCCCACCAATTGCGGCAGATTTGCGTGACTCGTAGTGGCAGTAGATGAAACTCCCTTAAGTCTTGAGGTTAGCTTAACTCTGCCCAACGGTAAACTTGCGCCGCTTCAATCCCCCATTGAGCTTATAAACTGACCTATTAACCTCTCCAGGACCACCGCGGATTGAGTCTCGGTGAATTGATCGCCCGGCTGGAGAGTCTCGTCTTCCCAACCCGGATCTATTCCTATGTATTGTTCACCCAACAACCCAGATGTATAGATTGCAGCCCTACTGTCAGCGGGTATGGAGTCGTACCTTTGGTCTATATTGAGCACCACTCGTGCCTGATGGGTCTGCGGATCGAGACGAATGGTTTCAACCCGGCCAATCTTTACCCCGGCCATCTGCACCTGCGCCCTCTCGCGCAATCCCGCCACGTTGTCAAACGTCGCGCTAACCTGGTAACCGGGGGATTTGCGAATCTCCACTAGGCCGCTAACTTGCAGCGAAAGGAACAGCATCGCAGCCAGCGCCACCACCACGAAAAGCCCAACCCATATCTCTACAAGCCGCTGTTGCATAAGTTTTCTCTCTAAAATCAGCCGAACATCAGGGCCGTTAACAGAAAGTCCAGGCCGAGGACTATAAGAGACGCATGAACCACACTCAACGTAGTCGCCCGACTGACTCCTTCGGAAGTCGGCACCGCCATATACCCCTTATGAAGCGCAACCCAGCCCACTACCACAGCAAAAACTACGCTTTTTATAAGCCCATTGAGTATATCATCCCGGACGCTAACAGCATTCTGCATGTTAGACCAAAAGGCACCGCCGTCGATTCCCACCATGCCCACCGATACCAAATAACCGCCAATTATGCCTACCGCGCTAAATATGGTTGCCAATAGCGGGACGGCGATGAGAACCCCAAGGAAACGCGGCACCAGGATACGCCTTTCCGGATCAATCGCCATCATCTCCATGCTCGACAACTGCTCTGTAGCACGCATCAGGCCAACCTCTGCGGTAAGGGCTGAACCAGCCCGACCGGCAAAGAGCAGTGCCGTGACCACCGGCCCTAGCTCCCGGACCAGAGTTAGTGCAACCATCACGCCTACCTGCTCGGCGGCACCGAAATCCGAGAGGGTGTAATAGCCCTGCAAGCCGAGCACCATGCCAATGAAGAGCGCCGATACGACAATTATGACTAGCGATAGAACGCCAAGCTTGTAGACTTGATCAATAACCAGCAGGGGGCGGCGCACCCCAATCGACAAGGAGCGCATTAGCCGCAAAAAGAGGAAGACGCCCTCACCCACCCCCCTCAAACCAGTTATTACCTTGTTGCCAAGTGCCTGTAACAGGCTAATCACGCTTGCAGCTCCTTATGTATCTCTTCGGCAAAACTCGGTCCGGGGTAGTGAAAAGGCACAGGGCCATCGGCACGGGCATCGATGAATTGACGCACCGCTGGATATTCGGAACGCCGCAGCTGTTCAGGCGTGCCCTCCGCGATCAGCCTACCCTCGGCCAGAAGGTAGACGTAATCAGCTATGGCCAGGGTCTCTTCGACATCATGGGAAACCAGAACGGAAGTTAGCCCAAGGATGTCATTGAGCCTCCTTATCAAGTCAACTAGCACACCCATGGTAATGGGATCTTGACCGGCAAAGGGTTCATCGTACATAACCAGGACCGGATCCAAGGCAATCGCCCGTGCCATAGCAACTCGCCTAGCCATACCTCCAGAAAGTTCGCTAGGCATTAGGTTCTGCGCCCCGCGCAGGCCGACTGCCTCCAGCTTTAAAAGCACCAAAGTACGCAGCAAAGGCTCCGGTAGCCGGGTGTGTTCGCGCACGGGAAAGGCGACATTCTCGAACACATTCAGGTGGGTGAACAGGGCCCCGCTCTGGAAGAGAACCCCCATACGTCGACGTAACGCGTATAGCTCGCGGCGCTTTAGCTTAGGCACCTCAACGCCTGCAACCTCCACCAGGCCCTCAGTAGGAGCGAGTTGCCCACCCAAAACCCGCAACATAGTAGTCTTGCCACTACCACTGGGGCCCATTATTGCAGTCACTTTGCCGCTGCGTATATCAACGTCAACGCCGTCAAAAATCCACCGGGAGCCACGTCGCACCTTTAGACCACGCACTTTGGCAAAGATATCATTTGCTTCATCGACGGCCATGGTTATTGTGCCTGTATTATAATCTGAACAATCTATCCGGATAGGGCTAAAAACCTCTTCGAGGACCAAGTATCCACTCAACTGACCATGCGGTCAAACTAGCGCAGGCCGGAGAAATACTGATAGCCTCGCAGGGATGACT
This Halorhodospira halochloris DNA region includes the following protein-coding sequences:
- the hisG gene encoding ATP phosphoribosyltransferase, translating into MRQTLTLALSKGRILDETLPLLATCGIEPVESPDSSRKLIIETNRDDLRLLIVRASDVPTYVEHGGADLGVAGRDVLLESRGESIYDPVDLGIARCRLMVAGPTGSSLDIPRPRVATKFVELARQHFAAQGRQAEIIKLYGSMELAPLVGMADLIVDLVDTGNTLRANGLEPLETITEISSRLVVNKASLKMEHQRIGALIEDLATAADAAADNK
- the murA gene encoding UDP-N-acetylglucosamine 1-carboxyvinyltransferase, whose translation is MERLLIRGGHQLDGEIRISGAKNAALPVMAATLLAEGPMKVGNIPHLHDVTTTMELLGRMGVELTVHEGMEVEVDTSSIKEFKAPYELVKTMRASILVLGPILARFGHAEVALPGGCAIGSRPVDVHISGLRAMGADLEIEEGYIKGTAQRLRGAHIHMDICTVTGTENLMMAAALARGTTILENAAREPEVVDLANCINAMGGCIRGAGTTTLVIEGVDSLTGVSHRVLPDRIETGTYLTAVAMTQGRVKLKDTDPSLLEAVIAKLRQSGAEIEVGEDWIELVMSQRPSAVDIETAPFPGFPTDMQAQLCALNAISTGSGRVIETVFENRFMHCLEMQRMGANIRIDGSSATITGVERLKAAPVMATDLRASASLVLAGLVAEGETPVDRIYHIDRGYECIEEKLAQLGADIQRVPD
- a CDS encoding STAS domain-containing protein — its product is MVCEQLECDTQSGCIKLYGALDLDSVANVWHQGEELVRSGEIGLIDLSAVERTDSAGVALLVEWSRAAREAGVSLAFRDAPQQMRAIIRASGVEDVLRMVARGGEGFEERMD
- a CDS encoding MlaC/ttg2D family ABC transporter substrate-binding protein, yielding MPMISKSLRTRVGLLVVLALFTLAFVWSAAADAKQHPREIVDEVSSKVVALLDEYGDELKDDPVRTYEKFAPIIEPHVDFERIGARMLGPHWRNADAETRERFINEFKRSLVRTYASSMEEYKDLDFRILGSRQRDAGIQVGVEVEGGSRVLFRFIDSSDAWKLEDVTFEGVSVVQNYREDFRSRLRDKDLPEVVEDMRARNQEIGF
- the mlaD gene encoding outer membrane lipid asymmetry maintenance protein MlaD is translated as MQQRLVEIWVGLFVVVALAAMLFLSLQVSGLVEIRKSPGYQVSATFDNVAGLRERAQVQMAGVKIGRVETIRLDPQTHQARVVLNIDQRYDSIPADSRAAIYTSGLLGEQYIGIDPGWEDETLQPGDQFTETQSAVVLERLIGQFISSMGD
- the mlaE gene encoding lipid asymmetry maintenance ABC transporter permease subunit MlaE, which gives rise to MISLLQALGNKVITGLRGVGEGVFLFLRLMRSLSIGVRRPLLVIDQVYKLGVLSLVIIVVSALFIGMVLGLQGYYTLSDFGAAEQVGVMVALTLVRELGPVVTALLFAGRAGSALTAEVGLMRATEQLSSMEMMAIDPERRILVPRFLGVLIAVPLLATIFSAVGIIGGYLVSVGMVGIDGGAFWSNMQNAVSVRDDILNGLIKSVVFAVVVGWVALHKGYMAVPTSEGVSRATTLSVVHASLIVLGLDFLLTALMFG
- a CDS encoding ABC transporter ATP-binding protein, with translation MAVDEANDIFAKVRGLKVRRGSRWIFDGVDVDIRSGKVTAIMGPSGSGKTTMLRVLGGQLAPTEGLVEVAGVEVPKLKRRELYALRRRMGVLFQSGALFTHLNVFENVAFPVREHTRLPEPLLRTLVLLKLEAVGLRGAQNLMPSELSGGMARRVAMARAIALDPVLVMYDEPFAGQDPITMGVLVDLIRRLNDILGLTSVLVSHDVEETLAIADYVYLLAEGRLIAEGTPEQLRRSEYPAVRQFIDARADGPVPFHYPGPSFAEEIHKELQA